In the bacterium SCSIO 12741 genome, TGTCTCTCCAAGGCAATTGGGCCAGGGTAGTGGAGTCGGTTTCTTCGATGTTTCGGTATTTATCTTCCAGGGCCAGTTCTTTTTCCGGCCGCTCATAGTTATCGCCCACCTTACAGGTTTGCATGAAGGTACCCAACAACACCAGACTGATCAGAAGAGCGAAACGGCGGCCGCTCGGATTGGAATTAAGAAAGCTTATTTTCATGATTCACTGGGGCTTTCTGTTGACGAATTGCTTTTGAATTTCTCGGTTAACCGCTGGAAAACCACGAATAAAACCGGCGTAAAGAATACACCGAGAATAGTTCCGGTTAGCATTCCACCGAACACGGCAGATCCTACCGAATTCTGGCTTACCGCACCAGCACCTGTGCTTATAAGAAGTGGGAAAGTACCCAGGATGAACGAAAAGGCGGTCATCAAGATCGGCCTGAATCGTTGCTTGGCCCCTTCGAGAACGGCTTCCAAAATAGGGAGACCTTCTTCTTCACGTTTCATTTTGGCAAATTCCACAATCAGAATCGCATTTTTAGCCAAAAGTCCGATCAGCATTACAAGGGCCACCTGAGTGTAAATGTTGTTATCTAATCCCATGATCAACTGAAGTGCGGCACAACCTAAAATTCCAAGAGGAACAGCCAGCATAACAGAGAGGGGAGTATGTAACTTTCATACAAAGCAGCCAGAATTAGGAACACAAAAATGACCACCATGATAAGGATGTAGACAATTTGTCCACCCGATATTTTTTCCTGCAAATACATGCCCGACCAAGCGTAGGTGTATCCTTGCGGAAGTACCGCATCTGCCGTTTCTTCCATGGCTTTAATCGCATCACCAGAACTGTATCCCGGAGCAGGCTCTCCCTGAATTACGGCACAGGTAGCCATGTTGAATCGTTTGATGAAGTCAGGTCCGTAAGCCTTTTTAATGGTTACCATCGAAGAAATGGGCACCATTTCATTTTTGCCATTCTTCACGTAGATGTTGAGGAGATCATCGGGAGAACGTCGATAGTTTGTGTCTGCCTGGGTGATCACCCGGTAGAATTTCCCAAATCGGTTAAAGTCAGATACATAATCTGAACCGTAGTAACCCTGAATGGTGGCGAGAAGATCATTGATCATTACACCCTGTTTCTTGGCTTTTTCCTCATCGATTTTTACTTCGTATTGAGGAGAGTTTACATCCAGAGAAGACATCGCATAGGCCAATTCAGGTCGTTTTTGAGCTTCAGCTACAAAGTCC is a window encoding:
- a CDS encoding efflux RND transporter permease subunit, whose translation is MLAVPLGILGCAALQLIMGLDNNIYTQVALVMLIGLLAKNAILIVEFAKMKREEEGLPILEAVLEGAKQRFRPILMTAFSFILGTFPLLISTGAGAVSQNSVGSAVFGGMLTGTILGVFFTPVLFVVFQRLTEKFKSNSSTESPSES